One segment of Alnus glutinosa chromosome 2, dhAlnGlut1.1, whole genome shotgun sequence DNA contains the following:
- the LOC133861224 gene encoding nuclear transcription factor Y subunit B-3-like, with protein MADSDNDSGGPNNSNNANSDFSAREQDRFLPIANVSRIMKKALPANAKISKDAKETVQECVSEFISFITGEASDKCQREKRKTINGDDLLWAMTTLGFEEYVEPLKIYLQKYREMEGDKTQIGGRQGEKDGGGGGGGSGGGGSAAGGGGSGGGVSSGSVGGGGFNGVGGGVYGGMYGGVMGHHQGHVYGSGGYHHASMGGGVVGKGGSGGGGSGGGGGGASIVRLR; from the coding sequence ATGGCTGATTCGGACAACGACTCAGGAGGGCCGAACAACAGCAACAACGCTAACAGCGACTTCTCGGCTCGAGAGCAAGACAGGTTCCTCCCCATCGCTAACGTGAGCAGAATCATGAAGAAGGCATTGCCCGCAAACGCCAAGATCTCCAAGGACGCAAAGGAAACGGTGCAGGAATGTGTGTCGGAGTTCATTAGCTTCATCACTGGGGAGGCCTCGGACAAGTGCCAGAGGGAGAAGAGGAAGACGATCAATGGGGATGACTTGCTGTGGGCGATGACTACTCTGGGGTTTGAGGAGTATGTGGAGCCGCTCAAGATTTATCTGCAGAAGTATAGGGAGATGGAGGGGGACAAGACCCAGATCGGGGGGAGGCAGGGGGAGAaggatggtggtggtggtggtggaggatcCGGCGGTGGAGGTTCCGCCGCCGGCGGTGGTGGTAGCGGTGGGGGAGTGAGCTCAGGGAGTGTTGGGGGTGGTGGGTTTAATGGGGTTGGGGGAGGAGTGTATGGTGGGATGTATGGTGGGGTGATGGGGCATCATCAGGGACACGTGTACGGCTCTGGCGGGTATCATCATGCGAGTATGGGTGGTGGTGTTGTTGGGAAGGGTGGGTCAGGCGGCGGTGGCAgtggtggcggtgg